A region of Periplaneta americana isolate PAMFEO1 chromosome 16, P.americana_PAMFEO1_priV1, whole genome shotgun sequence DNA encodes the following proteins:
- the LOC138716439 gene encoding dynein axonemal intermediate chain 3-like encodes MDEAIEDVEDMHDEVAEGSVVQEDQDTTEHEVHRSTSTSVTAGEVDDEKGKPEKRPTDTDNQDENNLENLSKKSTSATKKKLKKKDVKQKELETNVGTSKNKDEKKKKAAGKKTKAQQNEKTTEEVTEDLAYLVADKGKDGKLKRKRKIEDEPDQHLGVGEEKASEDLKPATIIDDQVQGEKSENKKKLKGVEISSETDEILDRSGEEGIESLKPPSTTDVEVKDAEGKRKEAKEKAINEDEKKKLKLTSKVDFREIEMESSEGTEKREQDKLLKDLLPPTLSKQLSKVLSSKSSSTVATEVKLVKGTSKKDLRLTSSSATVAREKKRVRRREKDSTIDIVEDPETEYHEGLITLTISPQTQKEIGCVIGEQVTTENPWIEVGKELILQNLDVYDTMSDFISVKKEINALTLEDLMIGYESANDNPNQFSVCVTVPANSYIRNFLDSTKAERQTRVQEAQVRSCRKWVSLGSEKEIEDFQPKYTRPLYEVEAQTTVELLAVETDFSDRNVGDVPKGYISLLPREREKFNMIEKKRVETGVQACPESNVSIAQTSPPLPKNMWTHYEYMATVPEAIDEELIAKLKISLEEKNDFLDTVLGYNEKFNLYKDDYSELVVDAMDTHSVPEIICEDYQSFYDVRYCKHKFISAISWHPTLTGTVACAYADTIRTISIPIKKDVTDEVFRAVYGSNVVIIWSFVDFLTPKLILKTSREVHALQFCPFNENILVGGCINGQVVIWDLTDRIKKVEEVIVLTPNKQKYRKALFSLIGWMKNVRDLTCVHPAAMSALELSPNCCITSIQWLTPYHRISPSGRYQDTDDTSLQFLTSSENGTVCVWDLQASINKYILYVRPRKKKGKKKRPEAPGVSISKYRPLHRALSPIFRINIMPHEHGNNIPVSALLSERIKIKLVERTVLNSNRKLSLSERLMYKPVFSKPEQFPKQQFYGGTIFGDVFKAEWKGYEFDTGEIVNSENSTFPMWGEFHDAPIVSISRSVFNDYLILTVSANLFAIWKEDFENAPLLWRKSRVKLTRGMWSEYMPSEIILSRGDGSFEIWDFLIRSDKPVSIQNISGEILTGVYPNKFGPVQNVLGFADHNGSLRVFTVPRREINANDANDIAEFFDREIQLRKAFQSWQKDWLNRHESRLQAKKDALEAKIKEKKEMEQLEEERRERKEEEMRRLLKKPEWTGNAHKRWNAEQGKDYMRVIRENARKIDKEDLFAKRRPLLKIKEDEEKMRLKHEGMVREQNKIFEDTVGILFPETVTGAAKRSTGNEALEELVMTESLQSYKEIEQHCLSYINNNPFKCDFEWKDLVAEGMEAQETRKSIQQPSSLREERHQKAKNERRLLQILGDEEERAQISASDAALKRQPRLRFALGSDLMQSSTLVSTKLPSMLSKTATRTNISPSKRKI; translated from the coding sequence ATGGATGAAGCTATAGAGGACGTAGAAGATATGCATGATGAAGTAGCTGAAGGAAGTGTAGTTCAGGAAGATCAGGACACTACTGAACATGAGGTCCATAGATCGACATCTACATCAGTGACTGCAGGGGAAGTTGATGACGAGAAAGGAAAACCAGAAAAAAGACCAACTGATACTGATAATCAAGatgagaataatttagaaaacttGAGTAAGAAATCTACCTCGGCTACTAAAAAGAAGCTAAAGAAAAAAGATGTAAAACAAAAAGAACTGGAAACAAATGTTGGAACCAGTAAGAATAAGgatgaaaaaaagaagaaagctgCTGGAAAGAAAACTAAAGCGCAGCAAAATGAAAAAACAACTGAAGAAGTCACTGAAGATTTAGCGTATCTTGTTGCAGATAAAGGCAAAGATGGCAAACTTAAGAGGAAACGGAAGATAGAAGATGAACCAGATCAGCATTTAGGTGTAGGAGAGGAAAAAGCTTCAGAAGATCTAAAACCTGCCACTATTATTGATGATCAAGTCCAAGGTGAGAAgagtgaaaataaaaagaaacttaaaGGAGTGGaaatttcttctgaaacagatGAAATCTTAGACAGAAGTGGGGAAGAAGGCATAGAGAGTCTGAAACCTCCGTCCACTACTGATGTGGAGGTTAAAGATGCAGAAGGTAAAAGGAAAGAGGCTAAAGAGAAAGCTATTAATGAGgatgagaaaaagaaattgaagcTAACATCCAAGGTTGATTTTCGAGAAATTGAAATGGAGTCTAGCGAAGGTACTGAGAAACGTGAACAAGACAAACTACTTAAAGATTTACTGCCTCCTACTTTATCCAAGCAACTTTCCAAAGTGTTAAGTTCAAAATCTTCTTCGACTGTTGCAACCGAAGTGAAATTGGTAAAAGGGACAAGCAAAAAGGATTTACGATTAACTTCATCTTCTGCAACTGTTGCAAGAGAGAAGAAAAGGGTTCGAAGAAGGGAAAAGGATTCCACAATAGATATTGTAGAGGACCCTGAGACGGAATACCACGAAGGGTTAATAACTCTCACCATTTCACCACAAACCCAAAAAGAAATTGGATGCGTAATAGGGGAGCAAGTTACTACAGAAAACCCTTGGATTGAAGTGGGTAAAGAATTGATTCTACAAAATTTAGATGTTTATGATACAATGTCCGATTTTATTTcagtaaagaaagaaattaatgctCTCACtttagaagatcttatgataggATATGAGAGTGCCAATGATAATCCAAATCAGTTTTCTGTATGCGTTACTGTGCCGGCCAACTCATACATCAGAAACTTTCTTGATTCTACTAAGGCAGAAAGACAGACACGTGTACAGGAAGCCCAGGTCAGATCGTGTCGCAAATGGGTATCCTTGGGCAGCGAGAAAGAAATTGAAGACTTCCAACCGAAATATACGAGACCCTTGTACGAAGTTGAAGCGCAAACCACGGTGGAATTGTTAGCTGTTGAGACAGATTTTAGTGATCGTAATGTAGGCGATGTACCTAAAGGCTATATTAGTCTTCTTCCCAGAGAGAGGGAAAAATTTAATATGATTGAGAAAAAGAGAGTTGAAACAGGAGTGCAGGCCTGCCCGGAAAGCAACGTCTCTATTGCTCAAACTTCACCTCCTTTACCAAAAAATATGTGGACACATTATGAATATATGGCAACAGTTCCTGAGGCCATAGACGAAGAATTAATCgcgaaattaaaaatatctttGGAAGAGAAAAATGACTTTTTAGATACAGTTCTGGGATACAACGAAAAATTTAATCTGTATAAAGATGACTATTCTGAACTAGTCGTAGATGCTATGGATACACACAGTGTGCCTGAAATAATTTGCGAAGACTATCAATCGTTCTACGACGTACGGTATTGCAAACACAAATTCATATCTGCCATTTCTTGGCATCCGACGTTGACAGGTACTGTGGCCTGTGCATACGCAGATACCATACGAACCATTAGCATTCCTATTAAAAAAGACGTCACAGACGAGGTGTTTAGAGCTGTGTATGGCAGTAATGTTGTTATAATTTGGAGCTTTGTGGATTTTCTTACTCCGAAATTGATATTGAAAACATCACGTGAAGTTCATGCTCTTCAGTTCTGCCCatttaatgaaaacattttaGTAGGAGGTTGCATTAATGGCCAAGTGGTAATTTGGGACTTAACTGACAGAATAAAGAAAGTTGAAGAAGTGATTGTCCTTACACCTAATAAACAGAAGTACAGAAAAGCGTTATTCTCCCTAATTGGTTGGATGAAAAATGTCAGAGACTTGACCTGCGTTCACCCAGCAGCTATGTCAGCATTGGAATTATCACCAAATTGCTGCATTACATCCATCCAATGGTTAACTCCGTACCACAGAATCTCTCCATCTGGAAGATACCAGGACACAGATGACACTTCCCTACAATTTCTTACAAGTTCTGAGAACGGTACTGTGTGCGTGTGGGATTTGCAGGCATCAATAAACAAGTACATACTTTACGTAAGACCTcgcaaaaagaaagggaaaaaaaagAGGCCTGAAGCTCCTGGAGTTAGTATTTCAAAATACAGGCCTCTACATAGGGCTTTATCACCAATTTTCAGAATTAATATAATGCCACACGAACATGGAAATAATATACCGGTTTCGGCCTTGTTATCTGAGAGAATCAAAATAAAGTTAGTAGAACGAACAGTCTTAAATTCTAATCGTAAATTAAGCTTAAGTGAGAGACTAATGTACAAGCCAGTATTTAGCAAACCTGAGCAATTCCCGAAACAACAGTTTTACGGAGGGACAATTTTTGGAGATGTTTTCAAAGCTGAATGGAAAGGGTATGAATTCGACACGGGCGAAATAGTAAATTCAGAGAATTCCACGTTTCCGATGTGGGGGGAATTCCACGATGCACCAATCGTTTCGATATCTCGATCTGTCTTCAATGACTATCTAATATTAACTGTAAGTGCAAACTTATTTGCAATCTGGAAAGAGGATTTTGAAAACGCACCGCTATTGTGGAGAAAATCACGCGTCAAACTGACACGGGGAATGTGGTCCGAGTACATGCCAAGTGAAATAATTCTTTCCCGAGGAGATGGCTCATTTGAAATATGGGACTTCTTGATTCGAAGTGATAAACCAGTCAGTATTCAGAACATTTCCGGTGAGATATTAACAGGAGTATATCCGAACAAATTTGGACCCGTTCAGAATGTTCTCGGCTTTGCAGACCACAACGGATCACTGCGTGTTTTTACTGTTCCTAGAAGAGAGATCAATGCAAATGACGCTAATGATATAGCTGAGTTCTTTGATAGAGAAATACAGTTAAGAAAAGCGTTCCAGTCTTGGCAAAAAGACTGGCTGAATCGTCATGAAAGCAGGCTACAGGCGAAGAAAGATGCTTTAGaagcaaaaattaaagaaaagaaggaaatggaACAACTTGAAGAAGAGAGAAGggagagaaaagaagaggaaatgCGCCGTTTGCTGAAGAAACCCGAATGGACTGGAAATGCACATAAACGTTGGAACGCTGAACAAGGAAAAGACTATATGAGAGTCATAAGAGAAAATGCGAGGAAAATAGATAAAGAGGACTTGTTTGCCAAACGAAGacctcttttaaaaataaaagaagatgaGGAAAAGATGAGACTGAAGCACGAAGGAATGGTACGAGAGCAGAATAAAATATTTGAGGATACAGTGGGCATATTATTTCCAGAAACAGTCACCGGTGCTGCAAAACGTTCAACCGGAAACGAAGCATTGGAGGAACTGGTGATGACGGAGTCACTTCAATCGTATAAAGAAATAGAACAGCACTGCCTCAGTTACATAAATAACAACCCATTCAAGTGTGATTTCGAATGGAAGGATTTGGTTGCTGAAGGAATGGAAGCACAAGAAACACGCAAAAGTATTCAGCAGCCTTCGTCACTGAGAGAAGAGCGACATCAGAAGGCAAAGAATGAACGTAGATTGTTACAGATCCTGGGGGATGAAGAGGAGAGAGCGCAAATTTCCGCAAGTGACGCAGCATTGAAGAGACAACCACGCTTACGTTTTGCACTTGGGAGTGACCTGATGCAATCTTCTACATTGGTGTCAACCAAGCTTCCTTCCATGCTGTCCAAAACTGCAACGAGAACTAACATTTCTCCATCAAAGCGCAAGATTTAA